A stretch of the Gossypium hirsutum isolate 1008001.06 chromosome D07, Gossypium_hirsutum_v2.1, whole genome shotgun sequence genome encodes the following:
- the LOC107932207 gene encoding phosphoglycerate mutase-like protein 1 isoform X7, with protein MNSQFHGSINSSAFPALFDHQYFSIPPPSLSLFVFTFAEMETTATAPYHSNQKLVIHLIRHAHGLHNLESERHRDPLKRIQYADPELSPLGWQQVREQRKDLSASGLLERIELVVTSPLTRTLQTSVGIFGSPLKDENTVGNGYQNGIKTPIFNHPPIIASELCRERLSKGRSRGTISQCRSRFPQVDFSLIEREDDILWEADERESNESVAAKGIKFIKWLLARKEKEIAVVSHGVFLQQTLIALKNEFDSSIEKEFLTPFGNCEIRSLKFFRESVVRLGQDYKKN; from the exons ATGAACAGCCAATTTCATGGCAGTATAAATAGTTCTGCATTCCCTGCCTTGTTTGATCATCAATATTTCTCTATCCcccccccctctctctctctttttgttTTCACTTTTGCAGAAATGGAAACAACTGCAACAGCTCCATATCATAGCAATCAAAAACTTGTTATTCATCTG ATAAGGCATGCACATGGGCTTCACAATTTAGAATCAGAGAGGCATCGTGATCCATTAAAAAGAATTCAATATGCTGATCCTGAACTCTCTCCTCTTGGCTGGCAACAG GTTCGTGAGCAACGGAAAGATCTTTCTGCAAGTGGACTGCTGGAAAGAATTGAACTAGTCGTAACTTCCCCTCTGACAAG GACATTACAAACATCAGTTGGAATTTTCGGTAGTCCACTAAAGGACGAAAATACAGTAGGGAATGGCTATCAGAATGGGATTAAGACACCCATTTTCAATCACCCACCGATCATAGCATCCGAACTTTGTCGTGAACGTTTG AGCAAGGGTCGCAGTAGAGGAACCATCAGCCAGTGCCGGTCTCGATTCCCTCAAGTTGATTTTTCATTG ATTGAACGTGAAGATGACATTTTATGGGAAGCTGATGAACGTGAAAGCAATGAATCAGTTGCTGCTAAGGGAATCAAGTTTATCAAATG GTTATTGGCACGTAAAGAAAAGGAGATAGCAGTGGTCAGCCATGGAGTTTTTTTGCAGCAAACATTGATCGCACTTAAAAATGAGTTTGACTCCTCGATAGAAAAGGAGTTTCTTACCCC GTTCGGAAATTGTGAAATTCGTTCCCTGAAGTTTTTTAGAGAAAG TGTTGTGAGATTGGGACAAGATTACAAGAAAAATTAA
- the LOC107932207 gene encoding phosphoglycerate mutase-like protein 1 isoform X6, with protein MNSQFHGSINSSAFPALFDHQYFSIPPPSLSLFVFTFAEMETTATAPYHSNQKLVIHLVPACFLLQYLSNKNMHIRHAHGLHNLESERHRDPLKRIQYADPELSPLGWQQVREQRKDLSASGLLERIELVVTSPLTRTLQTSVGIFGSPLKDENTVGNGYQNGIKTPIFNHPPIIASELCRERLSKGRSRGTISQCRSRFPQVDFSLIEREDDILWEADERESNESVAAKGIKFIKWLLARKEKEIAVVSHGVFLQQTLIALKNEFDSSIEKEFLTPFGNCEIRSLKFFRESVVRLGQDYKKN; from the exons ATGAACAGCCAATTTCATGGCAGTATAAATAGTTCTGCATTCCCTGCCTTGTTTGATCATCAATATTTCTCTATCCcccccccctctctctctctttttgttTTCACTTTTGCAGAAATGGAAACAACTGCAACAGCTCCATATCATAGCAATCAAAAACTTGTTATTCATCTGGTTCCTGCCTGTTTTTTACTTCAATATTTATCAAACAAGAACATGCAT ATAAGGCATGCACATGGGCTTCACAATTTAGAATCAGAGAGGCATCGTGATCCATTAAAAAGAATTCAATATGCTGATCCTGAACTCTCTCCTCTTGGCTGGCAACAG GTTCGTGAGCAACGGAAAGATCTTTCTGCAAGTGGACTGCTGGAAAGAATTGAACTAGTCGTAACTTCCCCTCTGACAAG GACATTACAAACATCAGTTGGAATTTTCGGTAGTCCACTAAAGGACGAAAATACAGTAGGGAATGGCTATCAGAATGGGATTAAGACACCCATTTTCAATCACCCACCGATCATAGCATCCGAACTTTGTCGTGAACGTTTG AGCAAGGGTCGCAGTAGAGGAACCATCAGCCAGTGCCGGTCTCGATTCCCTCAAGTTGATTTTTCATTG ATTGAACGTGAAGATGACATTTTATGGGAAGCTGATGAACGTGAAAGCAATGAATCAGTTGCTGCTAAGGGAATCAAGTTTATCAAATG GTTATTGGCACGTAAAGAAAAGGAGATAGCAGTGGTCAGCCATGGAGTTTTTTTGCAGCAAACATTGATCGCACTTAAAAATGAGTTTGACTCCTCGATAGAAAAGGAGTTTCTTACCCC GTTCGGAAATTGTGAAATTCGTTCCCTGAAGTTTTTTAGAGAAAG TGTTGTGAGATTGGGACAAGATTACAAGAAAAATTAA